From Achromobacter spanius, a single genomic window includes:
- a CDS encoding TRAP transporter substrate-binding protein, which produces MISKKTCLRIAVNAAATVLACLAVTATAAAQDIKPRTMKFAFSLAADHPLGQGAQKFADLVAEKSGGKMKVSIYANAVLGGDPQNLSAVRGGTLDFTSMATGLLAGIDKRFMVFDLPFLFNDAREAYAVSDGPVAQRLLNGLSDHGLIGLGIWDLGFRNMTNSKRPIAQAQDLQGLKMRVIAAPVYIDMFKTLGANPVPMTFGEVYGALESKAIDGQDNPVGVILSAKFAEVQKYLSLTRHIYTGMPFLMSRKTWDSMSEAERKIILEAAAEAKTEERRISQAKEAVAIDDLRKVMQVNGLTPEAVERLRGAVKPVVDKFAGEIGPDVMQQVTAELAALRAKN; this is translated from the coding sequence ATGATTTCAAAGAAAACGTGCTTGCGCATCGCCGTGAATGCGGCAGCGACCGTCCTGGCCTGCCTTGCCGTGACGGCAACCGCAGCCGCGCAAGACATCAAGCCGCGCACAATGAAGTTCGCGTTCAGCCTGGCCGCCGACCATCCCCTGGGTCAGGGCGCGCAAAAATTTGCCGATCTGGTTGCGGAGAAAAGCGGCGGAAAGATGAAGGTGTCGATCTACGCCAACGCGGTGCTGGGCGGCGATCCCCAGAATCTGTCGGCGGTTCGCGGCGGCACGTTGGACTTCACTTCGATGGCCACGGGCCTCTTGGCCGGCATCGACAAGCGGTTCATGGTCTTTGACCTGCCATTCCTGTTCAACGACGCACGCGAGGCCTATGCGGTGTCGGACGGACCCGTTGCCCAGCGCCTCTTGAACGGACTGTCCGATCACGGCCTGATTGGCCTGGGCATCTGGGACCTGGGCTTTCGCAACATGACCAACAGCAAGCGCCCGATCGCGCAGGCGCAGGATCTGCAGGGCTTGAAAATGCGCGTCATCGCCGCGCCCGTCTACATCGACATGTTCAAGACGCTGGGCGCCAACCCAGTGCCCATGACGTTCGGCGAAGTCTACGGTGCGCTGGAGTCCAAGGCCATCGACGGCCAGGACAACCCGGTGGGCGTGATCCTGTCCGCCAAATTTGCGGAAGTGCAGAAGTACCTGTCGCTGACGCGCCATATCTACACGGGCATGCCGTTCCTGATGAGCCGCAAGACTTGGGACAGCATGTCGGAAGCCGAGCGCAAGATCATTCTGGAAGCGGCCGCCGAGGCCAAGACGGAAGAACGGCGGATCTCGCAAGCCAAGGAAGCGGTGGCCATCGACGATCTGCGCAAGGTCATGCAGGTCAACGGCTTGACGCCGGAAGCAGTCGAGCGCCTGCGCGGCGCCGTCAAACCGGTAGTGGACAAGTTCGCGGGTGAAATCGGGCCCGACGTCATGCAGCAGGTCACCGCGGAACTTGCCGCTTTGCGGGCCAAGAACTGA
- a CDS encoding LacI family DNA-binding transcriptional regulator — MPPADSPSRSSERANVTVREVAQAAGVSMITVSRAINTPQQVSPATLDKVNAAIQALGYVPNLMAGSLRLSRSNLVMVLVPSIAGSLFGGMLTALTQSLEAKGFQLMVGQSGYHSPREDALLRAIIGRRPDGIVLTGVMHSPQGRQLLKASGIPIVETWDATDAPIDMLLSLSHDAIGAAVSHYLRDAGKTRQAVLSGDDHRARLRAESLVRAAVESGLPEPLVHYMPAPTTHAQGREGLRALQRSNQGIDAVFCSSDMMAAGVLTEAAAQGLEVPRQLAVMGFGDMEIAASMSPAITSVHVDGAAIGAQAAEMIGLRANGQRPAQSVVEIGFRIVTRESA, encoded by the coding sequence ATGCCGCCAGCCGATTCCCCCTCCCGCTCGTCAGAGCGCGCCAACGTGACCGTGCGCGAGGTGGCGCAGGCGGCCGGGGTGTCGATGATCACCGTGTCGCGCGCCATCAATACGCCGCAGCAGGTCTCGCCGGCCACGCTGGACAAGGTCAACGCCGCGATCCAGGCGTTGGGTTACGTGCCCAACCTGATGGCGGGCAGCCTGCGCCTGTCGCGCAGCAATCTGGTGATGGTGCTGGTGCCGTCGATCGCCGGTTCTCTGTTCGGCGGCATGCTGACCGCGCTGACGCAGTCGCTGGAGGCCAAGGGCTTCCAGCTCATGGTCGGCCAAAGCGGTTACCACTCGCCGCGCGAAGACGCCCTGCTGCGCGCCATCATCGGCCGCCGTCCCGACGGCATCGTGCTGACAGGAGTGATGCACTCTCCGCAGGGCCGGCAGCTCCTCAAGGCGTCCGGCATCCCCATCGTGGAAACGTGGGACGCCACGGACGCCCCGATCGACATGCTGCTCAGCCTGTCGCACGACGCGATCGGCGCGGCGGTCAGCCACTACCTGCGCGACGCGGGCAAGACGCGGCAGGCGGTGCTGAGCGGCGACGACCACCGCGCCCGGCTGCGTGCCGAAAGCCTGGTTCGCGCAGCCGTCGAGTCGGGGCTGCCCGAACCGCTGGTGCACTACATGCCCGCGCCGACGACGCACGCGCAGGGCCGCGAAGGCCTGCGCGCCTTGCAGCGCTCAAACCAGGGCATCGACGCGGTGTTCTGCAGCTCGGACATGATGGCCGCCGGCGTCCTGACCGAGGCCGCCGCGCAAGGACTGGAGGTGCCGCGGCAACTGGCCGTGATGGGCTTTGGCGACATGGAGATCGCCGCATCGATGTCCCCGGCCATCACGTCCGTACACGTGGACGGCGCGGCGATCGGTGCGCAGGCAGCCGAGATGATCGGCCTGCGCGCGAACGGACAGCGTCCCGCGCAATCGGTTGTGGAAATCGGCTTTCGCATCGTGACCCGCGAAAGCGCCTAA
- a CDS encoding IclR family transcriptional regulator: MSGAIEKTLALLEYLAAHPDGANLADIADDLHQLRSGCHRTLHELMKFGYVRQTSVRGEYALTTKLASMGLSFLSRSGVIDIAQPVIDRFAAATGELVRLAIVDGKRLTLVAKAQGAKSGLLYDPDMGIDLRLSCSAAGHAWLMTLPEDQAIAYVTEQGLGKPRDFGPNAPTSIRALLISLDAHRRRGYSILQDVYAAGMSAMAAPVRRPGHQSTGILVVAGPSQRLTVKAMEKFGPALLRAASELAQAGDASPLLRSARVGTWGNGPAQGEDLPAD, encoded by the coding sequence ATGAGCGGGGCAATTGAAAAGACACTGGCGTTGCTGGAATACCTGGCTGCCCATCCGGACGGCGCGAACCTGGCCGACATCGCGGACGACCTGCACCAGCTGCGCAGCGGATGTCACCGGACGCTGCATGAACTGATGAAATTCGGCTACGTGCGCCAGACGTCGGTGCGCGGCGAATATGCGCTGACGACCAAGCTTGCGTCGATGGGCCTGAGTTTCCTGAGCAGGTCAGGCGTGATCGACATTGCCCAGCCGGTTATCGACCGCTTTGCCGCAGCAACCGGCGAACTCGTGCGCCTGGCCATCGTCGACGGCAAGCGCTTGACGCTGGTGGCCAAGGCGCAAGGCGCGAAATCAGGGCTGCTTTATGACCCGGACATGGGCATCGACCTGCGCCTGTCGTGCAGCGCGGCCGGCCACGCGTGGCTGATGACATTGCCCGAGGACCAGGCCATCGCTTACGTCACCGAACAAGGGCTTGGAAAACCGCGGGACTTCGGGCCGAATGCGCCGACGTCAATACGCGCGTTGCTGATCAGCCTGGATGCGCATCGGCGGCGCGGCTACAGCATTTTGCAAGACGTTTATGCGGCCGGCATGAGCGCGATGGCGGCGCCCGTGCGGCGTCCCGGGCATCAAAGCACCGGCATCCTGGTGGTGGCGGGTCCGTCGCAACGCTTGACCGTTAAAGCCATGGAGAAATTCGGGCCGGCGCTGCTGCGCGCGGCAAGCGAGCTGGCGCAGGCGGGGGATGCCTCGCCGCTGCTGCGATCGGCGCGCGTGGGCACCTGGGGTAATGGCCCTGCGCAGGGTGAAGACCTGCCTGCGGATTAA
- a CDS encoding type II 3-dehydroquinate dehydratase, whose amino-acid sequence MKILVLHGPNLNLFGRREPHIYGTTTLTEINDRLAALAAELGVQLSTLQSNHEGALIDFLHENIDSAQGALVNPAGLTQHGVPLHDAIKAMPFPTLEVHMSNIAARETWRAHSIISPAVRGTVQGLGPQSYLTALRGLVGLLQDAKA is encoded by the coding sequence ATGAAGATCCTTGTATTGCACGGCCCCAACCTCAACCTGTTCGGCCGCCGCGAGCCGCACATCTACGGCACCACGACGCTCACTGAGATCAACGACCGCCTGGCCGCGCTGGCCGCGGAACTGGGCGTCCAGTTGTCGACGCTGCAATCGAACCATGAGGGCGCATTGATCGACTTCCTGCACGAGAACATCGACTCGGCGCAGGGGGCCCTGGTGAATCCCGCCGGACTGACCCAGCACGGCGTGCCGCTACACGATGCCATCAAGGCCATGCCGTTTCCCACGCTGGAAGTGCACATGTCGAACATCGCCGCGCGCGAGACCTGGCGGGCGCATTCGATCATTTCGCCGGCGGTTCGCGGCACGGTGCAGGGGCTGGGGCCCCAGTCCTATCTGACGGCGTTGCGCGGCCTGGTCGGGCTTTTGCAGGACGCCAAGGCATGA
- a CDS encoding DedA family protein: MLPHEWIAQYGVLAVFLNVLGASLGLPLPVMPTLIAVGASQAATAGASGHVALPLAVVLAAAVLAGVLADLLWFRGGRRYGPRTLHTVCNLSLSRDACISRTERFFNRWGVRLLIVARFMPGLSMVAVPLCGASGTRLRSFVWHDCAGLALWAAVGLVLGAAFSARVEALLAALSALGGRASVVAGSAVALFLAYRYARRAWGAKTARQAGSSAS; the protein is encoded by the coding sequence ATGCTGCCGCATGAATGGATCGCGCAATACGGCGTGCTGGCCGTATTCCTGAATGTGTTGGGCGCGTCGCTCGGCCTGCCGCTGCCCGTCATGCCCACGCTTATCGCGGTGGGCGCCAGCCAGGCGGCCACCGCCGGCGCATCGGGCCATGTTGCCCTGCCGCTGGCCGTGGTGCTGGCCGCCGCGGTGCTGGCGGGCGTGCTGGCCGACCTGCTGTGGTTTCGCGGCGGCAGACGCTACGGCCCCCGCACGCTGCACACCGTCTGCAACCTGTCGCTCTCGCGCGACGCGTGCATCAGCAGGACCGAGCGCTTCTTCAACCGCTGGGGCGTGCGCCTCTTGATCGTCGCGCGCTTCATGCCGGGACTGTCGATGGTGGCGGTGCCGTTGTGCGGCGCCAGCGGCACACGGCTGCGGTCGTTCGTCTGGCACGACTGCGCGGGCCTGGCGTTGTGGGCCGCGGTGGGCCTGGTGCTGGGCGCGGCGTTTTCCGCACGCGTGGAAGCGTTGCTGGCGGCGTTGAGCGCGCTGGGCGGGCGCGCGTCTGTCGTTGCCGGCTCCGCGGTGGCGCTTTTCCTGGCATATCGCTACGCACGGCGCGCGTGGGGCGCGAAGACGGCGCGCCAGGCCGGGTCGTCCGCTTCTTGA
- the gudD gene encoding glucarate dehydratase, which yields MTLHASQASQTPTITGMRVVPVAGQDSMLLNLSGAHAPYFTRNLVILTDNAGNTGVGEVPGGEKIRNTLEDARALIAGSSIGNYQHTLNQMRQAFAGRDSEGRGAQTFDLRVAIHAVTAVESALLDLLGQHLGVPVAALLGEGVQRTSVQMLGYLFYVGDSAQTPLPYQTAPDAEGWLRVRHEKAMTPEAIVRLAEAAQDRYGFQDFKLKGGVLRGEEEVEAIRALHERFPEARVTLDPNGGWLLNDAVRLCRDLHGVMAYAEDPCGAEGVFSGREVMAEFRRATGLPTATNMVATDWREMAHALSLQSVDIPLADPHFWTMQGSVRVAQTCQAFGLTWGSHSNNHFDVSLAMFTHVGAAAPGRVTAIDTHWIWQDGQHLTRNPLQIRNGYVELPQTGGLGIELDMDAIERAHQLYLQHGLGARDDATAMQYLVPNWKFDNKRPCMVR from the coding sequence ATGACTCTTCACGCATCGCAAGCCTCCCAGACGCCCACGATCACCGGCATGCGCGTCGTGCCGGTGGCCGGCCAGGACTCCATGCTGCTCAACCTGAGCGGCGCCCACGCGCCTTACTTCACGCGCAATCTGGTCATCCTGACCGACAACGCGGGCAACACCGGCGTGGGCGAAGTCCCCGGCGGCGAAAAGATCCGCAACACGCTGGAGGACGCGCGCGCCCTTATCGCGGGCAGTTCCATCGGCAACTATCAGCACACGCTGAACCAAATGCGCCAGGCGTTCGCCGGACGGGACAGCGAGGGCCGCGGCGCCCAGACCTTCGACCTGCGCGTCGCGATCCATGCCGTGACCGCGGTGGAATCGGCGTTGCTGGACCTGCTGGGCCAGCATCTGGGCGTGCCCGTCGCCGCGTTGCTGGGCGAGGGCGTGCAACGTACGTCCGTGCAGATGCTGGGCTACCTGTTCTACGTGGGCGACTCCGCGCAAACGCCGCTGCCGTACCAGACGGCGCCCGACGCCGAAGGCTGGCTGCGCGTGCGGCACGAAAAGGCGATGACGCCCGAGGCCATCGTCCGCCTGGCCGAAGCGGCCCAGGACCGCTACGGCTTCCAGGACTTCAAGCTCAAAGGCGGCGTGCTGCGCGGCGAAGAAGAGGTCGAAGCCATTCGCGCCCTGCACGAGCGCTTTCCCGAGGCGCGCGTCACGCTCGACCCGAACGGCGGCTGGTTGCTCAACGACGCGGTGCGCCTGTGCCGCGACCTGCATGGCGTGATGGCCTATGCTGAAGACCCGTGCGGCGCCGAAGGCGTGTTTTCCGGCCGCGAAGTCATGGCCGAGTTCCGCCGCGCCACCGGCCTGCCCACCGCCACCAACATGGTCGCCACCGATTGGCGCGAGATGGCGCATGCGCTGTCGCTGCAATCGGTCGACATTCCGCTGGCGGATCCGCATTTCTGGACCATGCAGGGCTCGGTGCGCGTAGCGCAAACCTGCCAGGCGTTCGGCCTGACTTGGGGCTCGCACTCCAACAACCACTTCGACGTGTCGCTGGCGATGTTCACGCACGTGGGCGCCGCCGCGCCGGGCCGCGTCACCGCGATCGACACGCATTGGATCTGGCAGGACGGCCAGCATCTGACCCGCAACCCGCTGCAGATCCGCAACGGGTATGTCGAGCTGCCGCAGACCGGCGGCCTGGGCATCGAGCTGGACATGGACGCGATCGAACGCGCCCACCAGCTTTACCTGCAGCATGGCCTGGGCGCGCGCGATGACGCGACCGCGATGCAGTATCTGGTGCCCAACTGGAAGTTCGACAACAAGCGGCCTTGCATGGTGCGCTGA
- a CDS encoding TRAP transporter small permease, whose amino-acid sequence MDRFIGAVCRVLEFAIALLLAAMVVLVFGNVVARYGFNSGITLSEELSRWMFIWLTFLGAVIALKERGHLGMDMVVAKLPTAGKKICLVVGQILMLYIVGLMFKGSWDQAVINADVSAPVSGLPMAIVYASGLVFSVMAGLIIAMDLYRVLSGKLQDQDLIMVQESEEAVQLKQILEDAGNGAPRRSA is encoded by the coding sequence ATAGACAGGTTCATCGGCGCCGTCTGCCGCGTGCTTGAGTTCGCCATCGCCCTGCTGCTGGCGGCGATGGTGGTGCTGGTCTTCGGCAATGTCGTTGCGCGCTACGGATTCAATTCCGGCATCACGCTGTCGGAAGAGCTGTCGCGCTGGATGTTCATCTGGCTGACCTTTCTGGGGGCGGTCATTGCCTTGAAAGAGCGCGGCCACCTGGGCATGGACATGGTGGTGGCCAAGCTGCCAACGGCCGGCAAGAAGATCTGCCTGGTCGTGGGGCAGATCCTGATGCTGTACATCGTGGGCCTCATGTTCAAGGGCAGCTGGGATCAGGCGGTGATCAATGCCGATGTCAGCGCGCCCGTGAGCGGCTTGCCGATGGCCATCGTCTACGCGTCCGGGCTGGTGTTCTCCGTCATGGCGGGCCTGATCATCGCCATGGACCTGTACCGCGTGCTTTCCGGCAAGCTGCAGGACCAGGACCTGATCATGGTCCAGGAATCCGAAGAGGCAGTGCAGCTCAAGCAGATTCTCGAGGATGCCGGCAACGGCGCGCCAAGGAGAAGCGCATGA
- a CDS encoding Bug family tripartite tricarboxylate transporter substrate binding protein, whose amino-acid sequence MTSNARKWILGLTLMAAAGVAQAWPDKAVTVVVPFPPGGATDSVARALANKLGEQLKQSFVVENKAGATGTIGASQVARAAPDGYTLMVTSLAPLVVAPHLMKGITYDPAKDFTYLTVAVQTPNVLVVSPQLASKINSVQDVLTLLKEKPGAISFATSGAGSSDHLTAELFWQKTGTKGLHVPYKGGAPAISDLLGNQVEMSFQNVNAVLPHIKSGKLKAIAVTGSKRSPVLPDVPTFAEASVPGVDVYAWQAVVAPKNLPADVRDKLSAALTAALKDPAISKPFTDIGLEVVANSPEAFTKFQQQESARWKQVIETGGISVQ is encoded by the coding sequence ATGACGAGCAATGCGCGCAAGTGGATTCTTGGTTTGACCCTGATGGCTGCAGCCGGCGTGGCGCAGGCCTGGCCCGACAAGGCCGTCACGGTCGTCGTGCCGTTCCCGCCCGGCGGCGCAACCGATTCGGTGGCGCGTGCTCTGGCCAACAAGCTGGGCGAACAGCTCAAGCAGTCGTTCGTGGTGGAAAACAAGGCCGGCGCCACCGGCACGATCGGCGCCTCGCAAGTCGCCCGCGCCGCCCCGGACGGCTACACGCTGATGGTTACGTCGCTGGCCCCGCTGGTCGTGGCCCCGCACCTGATGAAGGGCATCACCTATGATCCGGCCAAGGATTTCACGTACCTGACGGTGGCCGTGCAGACCCCGAACGTGCTGGTGGTCAGCCCGCAGCTCGCCTCCAAGATCAACAGCGTGCAGGACGTGCTGACGCTGCTGAAGGAAAAGCCGGGCGCGATCAGCTTCGCGACGTCGGGCGCGGGGTCGTCCGATCACCTGACCGCCGAACTCTTCTGGCAGAAGACCGGCACCAAGGGCCTGCACGTGCCGTACAAGGGCGGCGCGCCGGCCATTTCCGATCTGCTGGGCAACCAGGTTGAGATGTCGTTCCAGAATGTGAACGCCGTGCTGCCGCACATCAAGTCCGGTAAGCTCAAGGCCATCGCCGTCACGGGTTCCAAGCGTTCGCCGGTGCTGCCCGACGTGCCCACGTTCGCCGAAGCATCGGTGCCGGGCGTCGACGTCTACGCCTGGCAGGCCGTCGTGGCCCCCAAGAACCTGCCCGCGGACGTGCGCGACAAGCTGTCCGCCGCCCTGACCGCCGCCCTGAAGGATCCGGCGATCAGCAAGCCCTTCACCGACATCGGCCTGGAGGTCGTCGCCAACTCGCCCGAAGCCTTCACCAAGTTCCAGCAGCAGGAAAGCGCCCGCTGGAAGCAGGTCATCGAGACCGGCGGCATCTCCGTGCAATGA
- a CDS encoding TRAP transporter substrate-binding protein produces the protein MKTSLFRFALMAALCASAMSAAAQDIQERTIRFGHLNNTDHPVSAGVQKFTELVAAKSGGKLKVKEFPASQLGNEMQQQSGLQGGVQEMSAPASTSLAGIVKEFGLIDLPFSVTDFGQADALLDGPLGQALIAKLPEKGLVALGFWDLGFRNVTNSKHAIGKPEDLAGLKIRVIPNPVFLDTFKAFKANPVPMPFAELYGALESRAVDGQENPYSVILSNKFYEVQKFVSATNHVYAANIVLVSKKFWDKLSPAEQKILQEAANEARGYQRQVSRAAAQKAVTELQAKGIQFNTIEPGEKARMQQVVKPVIEHFTSSYDPAIVKLYNDELARIRK, from the coding sequence ATGAAGACCAGCCTTTTCCGCTTTGCATTGATGGCCGCGCTGTGCGCAAGCGCCATGTCGGCCGCCGCGCAGGACATCCAGGAACGCACGATACGCTTTGGCCATCTGAACAACACGGATCACCCCGTCAGCGCGGGGGTGCAGAAGTTCACGGAACTGGTGGCGGCCAAGAGCGGCGGAAAGCTGAAGGTGAAGGAGTTCCCCGCCTCGCAGCTTGGCAATGAAATGCAGCAGCAGTCCGGGCTGCAGGGCGGCGTGCAGGAGATGTCCGCGCCGGCTTCCACGTCGCTGGCGGGCATCGTCAAGGAGTTCGGGCTGATCGATCTGCCGTTTTCCGTGACCGACTTCGGCCAGGCGGACGCGCTGCTGGACGGCCCGCTTGGTCAGGCCCTGATCGCCAAGCTGCCCGAAAAAGGCCTGGTCGCGCTGGGATTCTGGGATCTGGGCTTTCGCAATGTGACGAACTCCAAGCATGCCATCGGCAAGCCGGAGGACTTGGCGGGCCTGAAGATCCGCGTGATTCCCAACCCCGTCTTCCTCGACACGTTCAAGGCCTTCAAGGCCAATCCCGTGCCGATGCCCTTTGCGGAGCTGTACGGTGCGCTGGAGTCGCGGGCGGTCGACGGCCAGGAAAATCCCTATTCGGTGATCCTGTCCAACAAGTTCTACGAAGTGCAGAAGTTCGTCAGCGCGACCAACCACGTCTACGCTGCAAACATCGTGCTGGTCAGCAAGAAGTTCTGGGACAAGCTGTCGCCCGCCGAGCAGAAGATCCTGCAAGAGGCAGCCAATGAAGCCCGCGGCTACCAGCGCCAGGTCAGCCGGGCCGCCGCCCAGAAGGCCGTGACGGAATTGCAGGCCAAGGGCATCCAGTTCAACACGATCGAACCGGGCGAAAAAGCCCGCATGCAGCAGGTCGTCAAGCCGGTGATCGAGCACTTCACCAGCAGCTACGACCCGGCGATCGTCAAGCTCTACAACGACGAACTCGCCCGAATCCGCAAGTAA
- a CDS encoding TRAP transporter large permease subunit: protein MTIAVFIGSLLGVMALGVPIAFALLASGVALMWHLDIFDAQILAQNVIGGADSFPLLAVPFFMLAGEIMNVGGLSRRIVDLALALVGHVKGGLGYVTIMAGCLLSALSGSAVADAAALTALLLPMMVSAGHKKQTAGGLIAATGVIGPVIPPSIGLVIFGVAANVSISKLFMAAIAPGLMIGGALWLTWAWLVRREKIVPPPRKSPQEIATAFRKAIWALMLPVIILVGLRMGVFTPTEAAVVAATYALLVSTLVYRELKLNQLYAVFVSAAKTSAIVMFLIAAAMVSAWLITVADLPSKVVDMLQPFMGNKILLMAAIMVLVMVVGTAMDMTPTILILTPVLMPVVRAAGIDPVYFGVLFIINNSIGLVTPPVGTVLNVVAGVGKMKMDDVTRGVLPFMAAEFLVMFLMVAFPALVIIPARWFGG from the coding sequence ATGACCATCGCCGTGTTCATCGGATCGCTGCTGGGCGTAATGGCGCTGGGCGTGCCCATTGCCTTTGCGCTGCTGGCCAGCGGCGTGGCGCTCATGTGGCATCTGGACATCTTCGACGCGCAGATCCTGGCGCAGAACGTCATCGGCGGGGCGGACAGCTTTCCGCTGCTGGCCGTGCCGTTCTTCATGCTGGCCGGCGAAATCATGAACGTGGGCGGGCTGTCCCGCCGCATTGTCGACCTGGCGCTCGCGCTGGTCGGCCACGTGAAGGGCGGGCTGGGCTACGTCACGATCATGGCGGGATGCCTGCTGTCGGCCCTGTCGGGATCGGCCGTGGCGGACGCCGCCGCGCTGACGGCGTTGCTGCTGCCCATGATGGTCAGCGCCGGACACAAGAAGCAGACCGCCGGCGGCCTGATTGCTGCCACCGGCGTGATCGGTCCGGTCATTCCGCCCAGCATTGGTCTGGTCATCTTCGGCGTGGCGGCCAACGTGTCCATTTCCAAGCTGTTCATGGCGGCGATTGCGCCCGGTCTGATGATCGGGGGCGCGTTGTGGCTGACGTGGGCGTGGCTGGTCAGGCGCGAGAAGATCGTGCCGCCACCGCGCAAGTCCCCGCAGGAAATCGCTACCGCGTTCCGCAAGGCCATCTGGGCGCTCATGCTGCCGGTGATCATCCTGGTGGGGTTGCGGATGGGCGTCTTCACGCCGACCGAAGCCGCGGTGGTCGCCGCGACCTACGCGCTGCTGGTGTCGACGCTGGTGTACCGCGAGCTCAAGCTCAACCAGCTTTACGCGGTGTTCGTGTCGGCAGCCAAGACCAGCGCCATCGTCATGTTCCTGATTGCCGCCGCGATGGTCAGCGCCTGGCTGATCACCGTGGCCGATCTGCCATCCAAGGTGGTGGACATGCTGCAGCCGTTCATGGGCAACAAGATCCTGCTGATGGCCGCGATCATGGTGCTGGTGATGGTGGTTGGAACAGCGATGGACATGACGCCGACCATCCTGATCTTGACGCCCGTGCTGATGCCGGTGGTGCGCGCGGCGGGCATCGATCCGGTGTATTTCGGCGTGCTGTTCATCATCAACAACTCGATTGGCCTGGTCACGCCGCCCGTGGGCACCGTGCTCAATGTGGTGGCCGGCGTCGGGAAGATGAAGATGGACGACGTGACGCGCGGCGTCCTGCCGTTCATGGCCGCAGAGTTTCTTGTCATGTTCCTGATGGTGGCCTTTCCGGCCCTGGTGATCATTCCCGCGCGCTGGTTTGGCGGGTAG
- a CDS encoding IclR family transcriptional regulator, translating into MAGVLERALAVMEYLSSRPEGVPLASLAQQLEIPQSAAHRLLTDLCRCGYVRQIRDHGDYALTARVASIGLSYLAATGIVDIAQPLVDRLADISGELVRLAIVDNEERLTWVAKAQGARHGLRYDPEMGSEARLSCSASGHAWMLTMTDERALDLVSRQGFGSPEEYGPNAPTTIAALTKMLQAGRKRGYAMINEVFAPGMTAMAAPVQRKGEAAIGVLSIAGPAMRLTEARMETLGPDLLAAAQELALASLASPMFRTRFPMQGRNSGDDASAD; encoded by the coding sequence ATGGCCGGAGTCCTCGAACGCGCGCTCGCCGTCATGGAGTACCTGTCCTCCAGACCCGAAGGCGTGCCCCTCGCTTCTCTTGCGCAGCAATTGGAAATTCCGCAGAGCGCCGCGCACCGTCTGCTGACAGACCTTTGCCGCTGCGGCTATGTGCGCCAGATCCGGGATCACGGCGACTACGCGCTGACGGCGCGCGTCGCTTCGATCGGGTTGAGCTACCTGGCGGCGACGGGCATCGTCGACATCGCCCAGCCGCTGGTGGACCGCTTGGCGGATATCTCCGGCGAACTGGTGCGGCTGGCCATCGTGGATAACGAAGAGCGGCTGACCTGGGTTGCAAAGGCGCAGGGCGCGCGTCACGGTCTGCGCTACGACCCCGAGATGGGATCCGAAGCCAGGCTGTCGTGCAGCGCTTCCGGTCACGCGTGGATGCTGACCATGACCGACGAACGCGCGCTGGACCTGGTCTCACGCCAGGGCTTCGGCTCGCCGGAGGAATACGGTCCCAATGCCCCCACCACCATCGCCGCACTGACGAAGATGCTTCAGGCCGGCCGCAAGCGCGGCTACGCGATGATCAACGAAGTGTTCGCGCCGGGCATGACCGCCATGGCCGCGCCCGTGCAGCGCAAGGGTGAAGCGGCCATCGGCGTGTTGAGTATCGCCGGCCCGGCGATGCGTCTGACCGAAGCGCGGATGGAGACACTGGGTCCCGACCTGCTGGCGGCCGCGCAGGAACTGGCGCTGGCCAGCCTGGCATCACCGATGTTCAGGACGCGCTTTCCGATGCAAGGACGCAATTCTGGAGACGATGCGTCTGCGGATTAA